One Syngnathus acus chromosome 13, fSynAcu1.2, whole genome shotgun sequence genomic window carries:
- the ankk1 gene encoding ankyrin repeat and protein kinase domain-containing protein 1, with amino-acid sequence MDALDAAPVPFRSFEKNDFETDWTKVGEGKFGQVYQVKIKLWREVCALKVFDTTVGTNNHCRKLMEDASNIAKVKFKYLVSVYGFCIDVPAIVMEYMSNGSLTTLLNSHNLMWPKKFQIIHEASMGMNFLHSLQPPLLHLNLKPSNILIDAHLHVKISDFSLIHCEEGTDKKLFMEHLIARGNLSYIPPEIFTQSCEPPGLSFDVYSFGIVIWEILTQQKPYTGCSMTTVLLNVSHGRRPCVEIMPEQRPRECDQMISIMKQCWDQEQENRPPFSETVRKTEALSEVLKIPGPIDFDRSRENGHSLDFPSTYKIYSPHFPDLPPEEQCGKDNVLSFLFKKDFGSFRSSVKREHVSTQFNGKKSLLHYTVASGDVKSVEHVLSLGAEVDCVMAKGYTPLIVAVLNRLHDIISLLLEHGANPTQGDDDQWTGVHFAAQNGDDKAIRLLLDRGATADPREKSGWTPLHLACQNGHETVVRLLLTRLSVKAIGEREDVEDRTPLHLAATYGHINITKLLLSQGADLNATDSSLSTPLHLSAKAGHNRIVRQLVKDGAVVDSADKRGHTPLHLAALDGHKGICRQLLTNGASPDTRTHQGWTAMHLAVIKRHEATMTDLKNLGASVNAPGENDWTPLHLACHQSETEMVAKLLAAHADPNVTEKSEQWTPLHVACASLSFPSVLHLISHRADVNATSAAQATPLHIAAQHGHSPIVKALLLNGANRTQRDSSGATPLDVAKRHGKCEIVQLLEN; translated from the exons ATGGACGCTTTGGACGCGGCTCCTGTACCCTTCAGGAGCTTTGAAAAGAACGACTTTGAGACGGACTGGACTAAAGTTGGAGAAGGCAAATTTGGACAGGTCTATCAAGTCAAGATCAAGCTTTGGCGGGAGGTTTGCGCCCTTAAAGTCTTTGACACAACCGTGGGTACAAATAACCATTGCAG AAAACTGATGGAGGATGCGTCCAACATAGCAAAAGTTAAATTCAAGTACCTGGTGTCGGTCTATGGTTTCTGCATCGACGTGCCTGCCATTGTAATGGAGTACATGAGTAATGGATCCTTGACTACCCTCCTGAATAGTCACAATCTGATGTGGCCCAAGAAGTTCCAAATCATTCACGAGGCTTCCATGGGCATGAACTTCCTCCACAGCCTGCAACCCCCATTACTCCATCTCAACCTGAAACCATCCAATATACTAATAGATGCCCATCTTCATGTCAAG atttcagACTTTAGTCTTATCCATTGTGAAGAAGGAACAGACAAGAAGTTGTTTATGGAGCATTTGATTGCAAGagggaatctcagctacattcCTCCTGAGATTTTCACTCAGTCCTGTGAACCTCCTGGACTTTCCTTCGATGTGTACAG CTTTGGAATAGTAATCTGGGAGATTCTGACACAACAAAAGCCATATACAG GGTGCAGCATGACCACCGTGCTCTTAAATGTGTCACATGGCAGGAGACCCTGCGTGGAGATCATGCCTGAGCAGAGGCCACGTGAGTGTGATCAGATGATCAGCATCATGAAGCAGTGCTGGGATCAGGAACAAGAAAATAGGCCACCGTTCTCAG AAACTGTGAGGAAAACAGAGGCCCTAAGTGAAGTCTTGAAGATCCCCGGACCAATCGATTTCGACCGCAGCAGAGAAAATGGACACAGTTTGGACTTTCCCAGCACCTATAAA ATTTATTCGCCTCACTTTCCCGACCTTCCTCCAG AAGAACAATGCGGCAAGGACAACGTGCTCTCGTTCCTCTTTAAGAAGGATTTCGGTAGTTTCCGATCGTCTGTGAAGCGGGAGCACGTGAGCACACAATTTAACGGCAAAAAGAGTCTCCTGCACTACACGGTGGCCAGCGGGGATGTCAAGAGCGTGGAGCACGTCTTGAGTCTGGGCGCTGAAGTTGATTGTGTCATGGCGAAAGGCTACACACCTTTGATTGTAGCTGTCCTCAACAG GCTTCACGATATCATCTCTCTGCTGCTGGAACATGGCGCCAATCCCACTCAGGGAGATGATGACCAGTGGACGGGCGTCCATTTCGCGGCTCAGAACGGCGACGACAAGGCCATCCGTCTACTGTTGGACCGCGGGGCGACGGCGGATCCCCGTGAAAAATCCGGCTGGACGCCCCTGCACTTGGCCTGCCAGAACGGCCACGAAACGGTCGTCCGCCTGCTGCTGACGCGGCTTTCCGTCAAGGCGATCGGGGAGCGGGAGGACGTGGAGGACAGGACGCCGCTTCACCTGGCTGCCACTTACGGTCACATCAATATAACCAAACTGCTCCTCTCCCAGGGAGCCGATCTCAACGCTACTGACAGCTCCCTGTCCACTCCTCTTCACTTGTCAGCCAAGGCGGGCCATAACAGAATCGTACGGCAGTTGGTGAAGGACGGCGCTGTGGTTGATAGCGCGGACAAAAGAGGACACACTCCGCTTCACCTGGCAGCTCTCGATGGCCACAAAGGCATATGCAGGCAACTCCTGACCAACGGGGCCAGCCCGGACACCAGAACCCACCAGGGCTGGACCGCCATGCACCTAGCCGTCATAAAGCGGCACGAAGCCACCATGACGGACCTGAAAAATCTGGGTGCTAGCGTCAACGCTCCTGGTGAGAACGATTGGACTCCTCTGCACCTGGCCTGCCACCAGAGCGAGACCGAAATGGTGGCCAAACTCCTTGCCGCCCACGCCGACCCGAATGTGACAGAGAAGAGTGAGCAGTGGACGCCGTTGCACGTCGCCTGCGCCAGTCTCAGCTTCCCCAGCGTCCTGCATTTGATTTCTCATCGTGCAGATGTGAATGCTACGAGCGCAGCGCAAGCTACGCCGTTACACATTGCCGCTCAGCACGGCCACTCGCCCATTGTGAAGGCGCTACTGCTCAACGGCGCCAACAGAACTCAACGAGACTCCTCGGGAGCGACACCTCTCGATGTGGCAAAGAGGCacggaaaatgtgaaatagtCCAGTTACTGGAAAATTGA